DNA from Streptomyces sp. NBC_01476:
GGCGGGGGGACTGGTGCGGGTGGCGCCGAGGCCGGGGCGGCTGATCTCGGCGCGGAGTTCGGCGAGTTCGCGGGCGCGGCCGACGAAGCGGGGGGCCGGCGGGGGGAGAGCGGAAGGAGAGGCGGACGTCCGGGCCGGCACATCGGGAGCTTCCGCGGGCCGTGCCGGAGGCGGATCGAGTGCCTGGTCCGTCACGGGGCACGCTCCCGGCTGGTGTGGTCGTCGTCGCTGCCGCCACCTGCGCGAGGGGCGTGCGCCGAGCCTAGTTCACGCGGTGCGCCCGTTCCCCTGGCCCGACGCGGCCAACAGCGTCAATGATCACCCCATCGGATCATCGCACCGCCGACCACGGACCACCGGCCACGGACCACCGACCGCCGCCCACGGACGCCCGGCACCCGGCGCCGGCTACCCACCCGGGCCACGTGCGCTGCCGCGGACCCACCGGCCGGTCCGCCCTTTACGGCCTTACCGCCTCACGCCCTCACGCCCTCACGCCCTCACGCGGTGAACGGCCGGGCCGGCCACGGCGCCTCGGCCGGCCGCAGTGCCTCAAGCCCGTCCCCGGCGAGCGCGGCGGTGACCGCCAGCACCCCGGTGACCAGGGCGTTGTTGTGCAGATCCCCGGTGAGCACCCCGTGGACCAGGTCGGTCAGCGGCACCCGGGAGGTCTCCATGTCGGCCTCCTCCTCGGCGACCTCGAACCGCGCGCCGTCCGCCTCCGAGAGGTCACGGGCCAGGAAGATCCGGATCGCCTCGTCCGAGCCGCCCGGCGAGGGGTACACATCGACCAGCACCCGCCAGTCGCCCGCCTTGACGTGTGCCTCCTCGTACAGCTCCCGCTGGGCGGCGTGCAGCGGGTTCTCGCCGGGGATGTCGAGCAGCCCGGCCGGGATCTCCCAGAGCTTGTGCCGTACCGGGTGCCGGTACTGCTTGATCAGCAGGACCCGGCCTTCCCCGTCCAGCGCCAGGATGGCGACGGAGCCGGGGTGGACCTGGTAGTCCCGGACCGCCGTCCCCCCGTCCGGCATGACGACCTCATCGCTGCGGACACCGGTCTTCTTGCCGGTGAACGGCGTGGAGGTCGCGGTGATCCGCCATTCCTGCGGGGTGTCCTGGAGCATGTGCGCCTTCCGGGAAGGAGGTGGGAGAGGGGTTCAGCCCTGCTTGGCGGCCACCGCAGCCGCGACCAGTCCGGCGAAGAGCGGGTGCGGCCGGGTCGGGCGCGACTTCAGCTCGGGGTGCGCCTGGGTGGCCACCAGGTACGGGTGCACCTCACGCGGGTACTCGACGTACTCCACCAGCTTGTTGTCCGGGGACGTCCCGGAGAAGACGATGCCCGTCTGCTTCTCCAGCTCGGCCCGGTAGGCGTTGTTGACCTCGTAGCGGTGGCGGTGGCGCTCCTCGACGTACGCCTGGTCGCCGTAGACCTCGCGGACGATGGAGCCCTCGGCGAGCTTGGCCGGATAGGTGCCCAGCCGCATGGTGCCGCCGAGGTCGCCCTTGCCGCCGACGATGTCCAGCTGCTCGGCCATGGTGGAGATCACCGGGTGCGCGGTGCCCGGGTCGAACTCGGTGGAGTTGGCGTCGGTGATGCCGGCCAGATTGCGGGCCGCCTCGATGACGATGCACTGCAGGCCGAGGCAGAGTCCGAGGAGCGGGACGCGGTTCTCACGGGCGAAGGTGATCGCCTGGACCTTGCCTTCCACACCGCGGTCGCCGAAGCCGCCGGGCACGCAGATCGCGTCCACGTCGGAGAGCTGGGCCGCTGCGCCCGCCGGGGTCTTGCAGTCGTCCGAGGTCACCCACTTGATGTGCACCTTGGCGTTGTTCGCGAAGCCGCCGGCCCGCAGCGCCTCGGTCACCGACAGATACGCGTCGGGCAGGTCGATGTACTTGCCGACCAGCGCGACCTTCACCTCGTGCGCGGGCTCGTGGACCCGCCTGAGCAGGTCGTCCCACTGGGTCCAGTCCACATCGCGGAAGGGCAGGTCCAGCCGCCGGACAACATAGGCGTCCAGGCCCTCGGTGTGCAGCACCTTCGGGATGTCGTAGATGGACGGCGCGTCGATCGCGGCGACCACCGCGTCCTCGTCCACGTCGCACATCAGCGAGATCTTGCGCTTGATCGCGGTGGGCACCTCGCGGTCGGCGCGCAGCACGATCGCGTCGGGCTGGATGCCGATGCTGCGCAGCGCGGCCACCGAGTGCTGGGTGGGCTTGGTCTTCAGCTCGCCGGACGGGCCGATGTACGGCAGCAGGGAGATGTGCACCACGAAGACGTTGTCGCGGCCGACCTCGTGCCGGACCTGCCGTACCGACTCCAGGAACGGCAGCGACTCGATGTCGCCCACGGTCCCGCCGACCTCGGTGATCACCACGTCGACGTCGTCGGTGGCCATCCGCCGGATCCGGGACTTGATCTCGTTGGTGATGTGCGGGATGACCTGCACGGTGTCGCCGAGGTACTCGCCGCGGCGCTCCTTGGCGATGACCGAGGAGTAGATCTGGCCGGTGGTGACGTTCGCGGAACCGGCCAGGTTCACATCGAGGAAGCGCTCGTAGTGCCCGACGTCCAGGTCGGTCTCGGCG
Protein-coding regions in this window:
- a CDS encoding NUDIX hydrolase gives rise to the protein MLQDTPQEWRITATSTPFTGKKTGVRSDEVVMPDGGTAVRDYQVHPGSVAILALDGEGRVLLIKQYRHPVRHKLWEIPAGLLDIPGENPLHAAQRELYEEAHVKAGDWRVLVDVYPSPGGSDEAIRIFLARDLSEADGARFEVAEEEADMETSRVPLTDLVHGVLTGDLHNNALVTGVLAVTAALAGDGLEALRPAEAPWPARPFTA
- a CDS encoding CTP synthase; its protein translation is MAIAPKTTTTKHIFVTGGVASSLGKGLTASSLGALLKARGLRVTMQKLDPYLNVDPGTMNPFQHGEVFVTDDGAETDLDVGHYERFLDVNLAGSANVTTGQIYSSVIAKERRGEYLGDTVQVIPHITNEIKSRIRRMATDDVDVVITEVGGTVGDIESLPFLESVRQVRHEVGRDNVFVVHISLLPYIGPSGELKTKPTQHSVAALRSIGIQPDAIVLRADREVPTAIKRKISLMCDVDEDAVVAAIDAPSIYDIPKVLHTEGLDAYVVRRLDLPFRDVDWTQWDDLLRRVHEPAHEVKVALVGKYIDLPDAYLSVTEALRAGGFANNAKVHIKWVTSDDCKTPAGAAAQLSDVDAICVPGGFGDRGVEGKVQAITFARENRVPLLGLCLGLQCIVIEAARNLAGITDANSTEFDPGTAHPVISTMAEQLDIVGGKGDLGGTMRLGTYPAKLAEGSIVREVYGDQAYVEERHRHRYEVNNAYRAELEKQTGIVFSGTSPDNKLVEYVEYPREVHPYLVATQAHPELKSRPTRPHPLFAGLVAAAVAAKQG